The sequence CGGTTAACATGCCTGCCTGTCACGCAGGAGATCGCCGGTTCGATCCCGGTCGGGACCGCCATTTTTATTTTATACATAGTTCTCTTTGCTGGTTCAGTAGCTCAGTCGGTAGAGCAAAGGACTGAAAATCCTTGTGTCGGCGGTTCGATTCCGTCCTGAACCACCATAGTCGTGCGGGTGTAGTTTAGTGGTAAAACCTCAGCCTTCCAAGCTGATGATGAGGGTTCGATTCCCTTCACCCGCTCCATTTGGGCCTATAGCTCAGCTGGTTAGAGCGCACGCCTGATAAGCGTGAGGTCGGTGGTTCGAGTCCACTTAGGCCCACTATTCCGCAGTAGCTCAGTGGTAGAGCAATCGGCTGTTAACCGATCGGTCGTAGGTTCGAGTCCTACCTGCGGAGCCATTCATACGGGGAAGTACTCAAGTGGCTCAAGAGGCGCCCCTGCTAAGGGTGTAGGTCGCGAAAGCGGCGCGAGGGTTCGAATCCCTCCTTCTCCGCCATATTTGTTTGGCCCCTTGGTCAAGCGGTTAAGACACCGCCCTTTCACGGCGGTAACACGGGTTCGAATCCCGTAGGGGTCATACTGAAAAAACCTGACTGTTCTGCAGTCAGGTTTTTTGTATTCATTTATCTACATAACTGTCTCTTTTCCGGTATGGAATGTCGCCGAGTTCAGATTCCAGGTTCTCATCATCGAGATTTTCTTCGTATTCGGCTGTTGTGTCACTGCGCACATAACCAGCCGGTTCTCCGTCGATGTCGCTCGCTGCGATGACATCGATGTCTTCCGTGCTTTCATCTTCCACATTGGTATCATACAGATCTTCATAATTGTCGTGGTCCCCTGTGAAGTCGGATGGGGTTTCCGACGTCCCTGATTTCGCGATCGCTTCAAAGCTGTCGATCGGATCTTCGTATATCCCTTCCCGCCGATCTGCAAATGTGTTCGGCTTCGCCATCTTCAGCAAGTCGTTTTCCACCGGTCTGTCATCAGGCACTTCCTGTACTGCATCTTCCACGCATACTGTCGTATAGGGAATTGCCTCCAGTCGTTCAAATGGAATGTCTTTGCCGCATTCCTCACAGACCCCATAGGTGCCTTCTTCCATCCGCTTGAGAGCTGTCTGCACTTTCTCCATTTCCTCGGATGCATGCTCGTTCAGGGCCCTGTCCTTTTCCCTGTCATACAGTTCTGTCCCCATATCTGCGGGGTGATTATCATAAGTGGAGAGTTCGCCGATCTCGTCCTGCGGTGCTGTGTCTGT comes from Sporosarcina trichiuri and encodes:
- a CDS encoding TraR/DksA C4-type zinc finger protein, translating into MLTKEQTMTLKKELLRLQDDLTVTEERTTTDTAPQDEIGELSTYDNHPADMGTELYDREKDRALNEHASEEMEKVQTALKRMEEGTYGVCEECGKDIPFERLEAIPYTTVCVEDAVQEVPDDRPVENDLLKMAKPNTFADRREGIYEDPIDSFEAIAKSGTSETPSDFTGDHDNYEDLYDTNVEDESTEDIDVIAASDIDGEPAGYVRSDTTAEYEENLDDENLESELGDIPYRKRDSYVDK